One window from the genome of Halomicrobium zhouii encodes:
- a CDS encoding type II toxin-antitoxin system HicB family antitoxin, translating into MSTGREIRLIEEDDGGWSAIDEAVGVASQGETRAEALANLDEAVELTLEARAEDDDAPTPDAPWFDG; encoded by the coding sequence ATGAGTACCGGTAGGGAAATCCGCCTCATCGAGGAGGACGACGGCGGGTGGTCGGCAATCGACGAAGCCGTGGGGGTTGCCAGCCAGGGCGAGACGCGGGCGGAAGCCCTCGCGAACCTCGACGAGGCGGTTGAACTGACGCTGGAAGCCCGCGCGGAGGACGACGACGCCCCAACACCCGATGCACCCTGGTTCGACGGGTGA
- a CDS encoding DUF7519 family protein — translation MTGVDRRPTLPSSVVAVAAAILAFLMSGPYDWVALAASGLGVALVAGGVLTGRHAPVTAGSAGLIVGVLAAAVANTPPLFVLGGAVAAVVAWDAGGTAIDLGNQLGRGAGTTRLELVHVGSTALVGAVTAVGSLALYRTALGRASVAVPMLLVIAALCIAVALTVSGE, via the coding sequence ATGACGGGCGTCGACCGACGTCCGACGCTGCCGAGTAGCGTCGTCGCCGTCGCCGCCGCGATTCTCGCCTTCCTCATGAGCGGACCGTACGACTGGGTCGCGCTCGCGGCGAGCGGCCTCGGCGTCGCCCTCGTCGCCGGCGGCGTCCTCACCGGGCGGCACGCCCCGGTGACGGCCGGCAGCGCGGGACTGATCGTCGGCGTCCTCGCGGCCGCGGTGGCGAACACGCCGCCGCTGTTCGTCCTCGGCGGGGCAGTCGCCGCCGTGGTGGCCTGGGACGCCGGCGGAACGGCGATCGACCTCGGGAACCAGCTCGGGCGGGGGGCCGGGACGACCAGGCTGGAACTGGTCCACGTCGGATCGACGGCGCTCGTCGGGGCCGTGACTGCCGTCGGGAGCCTGGCGCTGTACCGGACGGCCCTCGGTCGAGCGTCGGTGGCCGTCCCGATGCTCCTCGTGATCGCTGCGCTGTGTATCGCCGTGGCGCTGACGGTCAGTGGCGAATGA
- a CDS encoding DUF58 domain-containing protein, whose product MNRSGLLAVAGVLAFGLGLATLAVPGLVALGAEGAVLVVVGVLALVQLVRVARARYRGQNRRAGTADPELSADVESPGADLGAVLDAFDADGYRYAQGGRRRSQLRRVAVEALTRSDDCSEAEARERIATGTWTDDPVAAAFLADDDGDDVPRLSQLGSRLRSHLRSRLTAESAYQRRIRRTIDAIAAVAGISSGPAATTDSAAESRSRLAGLRRRLTGDVGTDDVETGDVETGDPPSAWGDVGESRRRSTGHWRGVSAVALAGIAVGVLAEQATALLVGVVGISYAAYARSTTAPSPTLSVERTLSVETPSPGESVTVTVSVTNDGDRALPDLRLVDGVPPALSVVDGSPRLGTALRAGETASYEYAVEASRGNHAFEPVHVVARNLAGTAERERTVSPGGTTTIRCVPPLEPVETAVPVRRQPTGLTGRAKTDVGGEGTEFFATRPYRPGDPLHRIDWNRRAKSGDLATLELREERSVTVVLVVDASDGAAVGPEPRGSTAIDRSVDGARRAFSALLDDGNRVGVAALADDDCWIPPGAGEVHRTRVRELLATDPAFTPGGRPPSPSFYAWFSRLRSRLPGDAQVVLFSPLCSDAAVLAATRLEAHGYPVTVVSPDPTSRRTTGNRLAAVVRRFRTADLRSGGVPVVDWDWEDPLAVALARSTRRWSR is encoded by the coding sequence GTGAACCGGTCCGGGCTGCTGGCCGTCGCGGGCGTCCTCGCGTTCGGCCTCGGCCTCGCGACGCTGGCGGTCCCCGGACTGGTCGCACTCGGGGCCGAAGGCGCCGTCCTCGTCGTGGTCGGAGTGCTCGCGCTCGTCCAGCTCGTGCGCGTCGCCCGAGCCCGCTATCGGGGACAGAACCGGCGAGCGGGAACCGCCGACCCCGAATTATCGGCGGACGTCGAGTCCCCGGGCGCGGACCTGGGTGCGGTGCTCGACGCGTTCGACGCAGACGGCTACCGGTACGCCCAGGGCGGCCGCCGTCGGTCGCAGCTGCGGCGGGTGGCGGTCGAGGCGCTGACGCGGTCAGACGACTGTTCGGAAGCCGAGGCCCGCGAACGGATCGCGACCGGGACCTGGACCGACGACCCGGTCGCCGCCGCCTTCCTCGCCGACGACGACGGAGACGACGTTCCCCGCCTGTCCCAGCTCGGGTCCCGTCTCAGGTCCCACCTGCGGTCTCGACTCACCGCCGAGTCTGCCTATCAGCGGCGGATTCGGCGGACGATCGACGCTATCGCGGCCGTGGCAGGGATTTCGTCCGGGCCAGCGGCGACGACGGACAGCGCCGCCGAGTCGCGGTCGCGTCTGGCGGGCCTGCGGCGTCGTCTCACGGGTGACGTGGGGACGGATGACGTCGAGACGGGCGACGTCGAGACGGGAGACCCGCCGTCGGCGTGGGGCGACGTCGGCGAGTCCAGGCGTCGGTCGACCGGGCACTGGCGCGGGGTCAGTGCCGTCGCGCTCGCCGGCATCGCCGTCGGCGTCCTGGCGGAACAGGCGACGGCCCTCCTCGTCGGCGTCGTCGGGATCAGCTACGCGGCCTACGCGCGTTCGACCACGGCGCCCTCGCCGACGCTCTCGGTCGAGCGAACGCTCTCGGTCGAGACCCCGTCGCCCGGCGAGTCGGTCACGGTGACCGTCTCGGTGACCAACGACGGCGACCGGGCGCTCCCGGACCTCCGGCTCGTCGACGGCGTCCCGCCGGCGCTGTCGGTGGTCGACGGCTCACCGAGGCTGGGGACGGCCCTGCGGGCCGGCGAGACGGCGTCGTACGAGTACGCCGTCGAGGCCAGCCGGGGGAACCACGCGTTCGAACCGGTCCACGTGGTCGCTCGCAACCTCGCGGGGACCGCCGAACGCGAGCGGACGGTCTCGCCGGGCGGGACGACGACTATCCGGTGCGTCCCGCCGCTCGAACCGGTCGAGACGGCAGTCCCCGTCCGCAGGCAACCGACGGGGCTCACTGGCCGGGCGAAGACCGACGTCGGCGGCGAGGGGACGGAGTTCTTCGCGACGCGGCCCTATCGCCCGGGCGACCCGCTGCACCGGATCGACTGGAACCGGCGGGCGAAGAGCGGCGACCTCGCGACGCTCGAACTCCGCGAGGAGCGGTCCGTGACCGTCGTCCTCGTCGTCGACGCGTCGGACGGCGCCGCCGTGGGTCCGGAGCCGCGGGGATCGACCGCGATCGACCGGTCCGTCGACGGGGCCCGACGGGCGTTCAGCGCGCTGCTCGACGACGGGAATCGCGTCGGCGTCGCGGCACTCGCCGACGACGACTGCTGGATCCCGCCGGGGGCCGGCGAGGTCCACCGAACCCGCGTGCGCGAACTGCTGGCCACCGATCCCGCGTTCACGCCAGGGGGACGGCCGCCGTCACCGTCGTTCTACGCCTGGTTCTCGCGACTGCGGAGCCGGCTGCCGGGCGACGCGCAGGTCGTCCTGTTCTCGCCGCTCTGTTCGGACGCCGCCGTCCTCGCGGCGACGCGACTCGAAGCGCACGGTTACCCGGTGACGGTCGTGAGCCCGGACCCGACCAGTCGGCGGACCACGGGGAACCGACTCGCCGCGGTCGTCCGGCGGTTCCGGACGGCCGACCTCCGCTCGGGCGGCGTTCCGGTCGTCGACTGGGACTGGGAGGACCCGCTCGCGGTGGCGCTGGCTCGTTCGACCCGGCGGTGGTCGCGATGA
- a CDS encoding RNA-guided pseudouridylation complex pseudouridine synthase subunit Cbf5, translating into MTTRGPPEDRTPADLLTFGVVNLDKPPGPSAHQVAGWVRDMLDDALAGTDHAVGRVAHGGTLDPKVTGCLPILLGDAARAAQVFDDAVKEYVTILELHDRAPADFDDVLAEFEGPVYQKPPRKSAVSRRLRAREIYDLDVLEKQGERRALLRVRCESGTYIRKLCHDVGLALGTGANMGELRRTATGPFDDTSLVTLQDLADGVGFWQEDDDVDALREVISPAERAFEPFPKVTIAPSAAAEVAEGAQVYAPGVIDVPEGVERGEFVVCYTPDGAAVCLGNLVGDWEADSGVAVELERVLV; encoded by the coding sequence ATGACCACGCGCGGCCCGCCCGAGGACCGGACGCCCGCCGACCTCCTGACGTTCGGCGTCGTCAACCTCGACAAGCCGCCGGGGCCGTCGGCCCACCAGGTCGCCGGCTGGGTGCGCGACATGCTCGACGACGCGCTGGCGGGAACGGACCACGCCGTCGGCCGCGTCGCCCACGGCGGCACCCTCGACCCGAAAGTGACGGGCTGTCTGCCCATCCTGCTGGGCGACGCCGCCCGCGCCGCGCAGGTGTTCGACGACGCCGTCAAGGAGTACGTCACCATCCTCGAACTCCACGACCGCGCCCCCGCCGACTTCGACGACGTCCTCGCGGAGTTCGAGGGGCCCGTCTACCAGAAACCACCGCGCAAGAGCGCGGTGTCGCGCCGACTGCGCGCACGCGAGATATACGACCTCGACGTACTGGAGAAACAGGGCGAACGACGAGCGCTCCTGCGCGTTCGCTGTGAGTCCGGGACCTACATCCGAAAGCTCTGCCACGACGTCGGCCTGGCGCTTGGCACCGGCGCGAACATGGGCGAGTTGCGCCGCACGGCGACTGGCCCCTTCGACGACACCTCGCTCGTGACCCTACAAGACCTCGCCGACGGCGTCGGGTTCTGGCAGGAGGACGACGACGTGGACGCGCTTCGAGAAGTGATCTCGCCGGCCGAGCGAGCCTTCGAGCCGTTCCCGAAAGTCACTATCGCGCCCTCCGCCGCTGCCGAAGTGGCCGAAGGCGCCCAGGTGTACGCCCCCGGCGTCATCGACGTTCCGGAGGGCGTCGAGCGCGGCGAGTTCGTGGTGTGTTACACGCCCGACGGGGCCGCGGTCTGTCTCGGGAATCTCGTCGGCGACTGGGAGGCCGACTCCGGCGTGGCAGTAGAGCTGGAGCGAGTGCTGGTCTGA
- a CDS encoding DUF7120 family protein produces the protein MPKTEVDLPDRIDSDISRLVEQGEFLNREQAYEELLKMGISAYGPAEEPGEEPGENLFDQRVNEQQDPAARQDEPDDDYGF, from the coding sequence ATGCCCAAGACCGAAGTCGACCTGCCGGACCGCATCGACAGCGACATCTCGCGACTCGTCGAGCAGGGCGAGTTCCTCAACCGCGAGCAGGCCTACGAAGAGCTTCTGAAGATGGGAATCTCGGCGTACGGGCCCGCCGAGGAACCCGGCGAGGAACCCGGCGAGAACCTGTTCGACCAGCGCGTCAACGAGCAACAGGACCCCGCCGCCCGCCAGGACGAACCGGACGACGACTACGGGTTCTGA
- the ilvD gene encoding dihydroxy-acid dehydratase — translation MSQQERKRRPEKDEDLPSSEVTEGTERAPHRAMFRAMGYDDEDLSSPMVGVANPAADITPCNVHLDDLAASAYDGIDDAGGMPIEFGTITISDAISMGTEGMKASLISREIIADSVELVSFGERMDGLVTIGGCDKNMPGMMMAAIRTDLPSVFLYGGSIMPGEHDGREITVQNVFEGVGSVATGDMSEDELDEMERNACPGAGSCGGMFTANTMSSIAEALGFSPLGAASPPAEHEERYEEAERAGRLAVEVVNERRRPSDFLSKESFENAIALQVAIGGSTNAVLHLLALAAEAGIDLDIEEFNEISKRTPKIADLQPGGTRVMNDLHEVGGVPVVLKELHDAGLLHGDALTVTGNTIAEELEAADPPAIADLDADFLYTIDEPKNEQGAIRILSGNLAPDGAVIKITGHDHLYHEGPVRVFEREENAMQYVQEEGVEAGDVIVIRNEGPQGGPGMREMLGVTSAAAGQGHAEDVALVTDGRFSGATRGFSIGHVAPEAFAGGPIAALEDGDVITIDIDELELSVDLTDEEIEDRLEDHDPEPNYESGVLAKYHRDFGSASNGAVTNPGAKWD, via the coding sequence ATGAGTCAGCAGGAACGCAAACGGCGTCCCGAGAAGGACGAGGACCTCCCGAGTTCAGAGGTCACCGAAGGGACCGAGCGGGCGCCCCACCGGGCGATGTTCCGCGCGATGGGGTACGACGACGAGGACCTGTCTTCGCCGATGGTCGGCGTCGCGAACCCGGCGGCGGACATCACACCGTGTAACGTCCACCTCGACGACCTGGCGGCATCTGCCTACGACGGCATCGACGACGCGGGCGGGATGCCCATCGAGTTCGGGACGATCACTATCTCCGACGCCATCTCCATGGGGACCGAAGGGATGAAGGCCTCACTCATCTCCCGCGAGATCATCGCCGACTCCGTCGAACTCGTCTCCTTCGGCGAGCGCATGGACGGCCTGGTCACCATCGGCGGTTGCGACAAGAACATGCCCGGGATGATGATGGCCGCCATCCGGACGGACCTCCCGAGCGTCTTCCTCTACGGCGGATCGATCATGCCCGGCGAGCACGACGGTCGCGAGATCACCGTCCAGAACGTCTTCGAGGGCGTCGGCTCGGTCGCCACGGGCGACATGAGCGAGGACGAACTCGACGAGATGGAGCGCAACGCCTGCCCCGGCGCCGGTTCGTGCGGCGGGATGTTCACCGCCAACACCATGTCCTCCATCGCGGAGGCGCTGGGCTTCTCACCGCTCGGTGCGGCCTCGCCACCGGCCGAGCACGAGGAGCGCTACGAAGAGGCCGAGCGCGCCGGCCGCCTCGCCGTCGAGGTCGTGAACGAGCGCCGCCGACCCTCGGACTTCCTCTCGAAGGAGTCCTTCGAGAACGCCATCGCGCTGCAGGTCGCCATCGGTGGGTCGACCAACGCCGTGCTCCACCTGCTCGCACTCGCTGCCGAGGCCGGTATCGACCTCGACATCGAGGAGTTCAACGAGATCAGCAAGCGGACGCCGAAGATCGCCGATCTCCAGCCCGGCGGCACGCGCGTCATGAACGACCTCCACGAGGTCGGCGGCGTTCCGGTCGTCCTCAAAGAGCTCCACGACGCGGGCCTGCTCCACGGTGACGCGCTCACCGTCACGGGCAACACCATCGCCGAGGAACTCGAAGCGGCCGATCCGCCGGCCATCGCGGACCTCGACGCGGACTTCCTCTACACGATCGACGAGCCCAAGAACGAGCAGGGGGCCATCCGCATCCTCTCCGGTAACCTCGCGCCCGACGGCGCGGTCATCAAGATCACCGGCCACGACCACCTCTATCACGAGGGTCCCGTCCGTGTGTTCGAACGCGAGGAGAACGCCATGCAGTACGTCCAGGAAGAGGGCGTCGAGGCCGGCGACGTCATCGTCATCCGCAACGAGGGGCCCCAGGGCGGCCCGGGGATGCGCGAGATGCTCGGCGTCACCTCCGCCGCGGCGGGCCAGGGCCACGCCGAAGACGTCGCGCTGGTCACGGACGGCCGCTTCTCCGGCGCGACCCGCGGGTTCTCCATCGGCCACGTCGCGCCCGAGGCATTCGCCGGCGGCCCCATCGCCGCGCTGGAAGACGGCGACGTGATCACCATCGACATCGACGAACTGGAACTCTCGGTGGACCTCACCGACGAGGAAATCGAGGACCGCCTCGAGGACCACGACCCCGAACCGAACTACGAGAGCGGCGTGCTGGCGAAGTACCACCGCGACTTCGGTTCGGCGTCGAACGGTGCGGTGACGAATCCCGGCGCGAAGTGGGATTGA
- a CDS encoding beta-ribofuranosylaminobenzene 5'-phosphate synthase family protein, giving the protein MVTVTTAARLHFGFQNLALANERLYGGVGVALDGPELAVSARPADEVRCDDPAAESYVRRVVATLDVEGAEVTVPQRFPRHVGFGSGTQLALASLVAVARAYDVDVDPRELAPDLGRGGRSGVGVATFESGGFVVDGGHPTERFTSRPPENGAWTVPPVVARHDVPGDWRFVLVVPDAASGASGADEDRRMRQSVERADPGIADDVAAVLTRELLPAAAEGDHRRFGRAAARLGRLNGAWYADEQGGVYRPPAGRIVERLTQSPAVAGAGQSSWGPAVWGLTTRGDVDAAETAAEMALSDLGVDGDVLTATPRNDGATVRDGPTLG; this is encoded by the coding sequence ATGGTCACGGTCACGACGGCGGCGCGGTTGCACTTCGGGTTCCAGAACCTCGCGCTCGCTAACGAGCGCCTCTACGGCGGGGTCGGGGTCGCACTGGACGGTCCCGAACTGGCGGTGAGCGCCCGGCCCGCCGACGAGGTCCGCTGTGACGACCCGGCCGCGGAGTCGTACGTCCGGCGCGTCGTCGCGACGCTGGACGTGGAGGGGGCCGAGGTCACGGTCCCACAGCGGTTCCCCCGCCACGTCGGCTTCGGCAGCGGAACGCAACTGGCGCTCGCGTCCCTCGTGGCCGTCGCGCGGGCGTACGACGTCGACGTCGACCCGCGCGAGCTGGCACCGGACCTGGGCCGTGGCGGGCGCAGCGGCGTCGGCGTCGCCACCTTCGAGTCCGGCGGTTTCGTCGTTGACGGCGGTCACCCGACCGAGCGATTTACCTCCCGGCCACCGGAGAACGGTGCCTGGACCGTCCCACCGGTCGTCGCCCGCCACGACGTCCCCGGCGACTGGCGGTTCGTCCTGGTCGTCCCGGACGCCGCGTCGGGCGCGAGCGGGGCCGACGAGGACCGCCGGATGCGCCAGTCCGTCGAACGCGCGGACCCGGGCATCGCAGACGACGTCGCGGCGGTACTCACGCGAGAACTCCTGCCCGCCGCCGCGGAGGGGGACCACCGTCGGTTCGGTCGGGCGGCGGCCCGCCTCGGTCGACTCAACGGCGCCTGGTACGCGGACGAACAGGGCGGCGTCTACCGACCGCCGGCGGGCCGGATCGTCGAACGGCTGACCCAGAGCCCCGCCGTCGCCGGCGCTGGTCAGTCCTCCTGGGGACCGGCGGTCTGGGGCCTGACGACCAGGGGCGACGTCGACGCCGCCGAGACCGCCGCGGAGATGGCGCTCTCGGACCTGGGCGTCGACGGTGACGTGCTCACTGCGACGCCACGCAACGACGGCGCGACGGTGCGGGACGGCCCCACGCTGGGGTAG
- a CDS encoding arylsulfotransferase family protein yields MNTRLLLRLGFAVLVLAAIATVGNAMLTADATASDPAAAFEEGERAVDPPGETTVITTSQHGNNFLVAFAPDGTVAYYDDEYAFYNEVERVPGTNSVVYVATEHLNREQCHATEPCNRNVIERVNLTTGEREVLHERTNPRDRNQWHAIALLDDDGERIAVGDIAFDRVFVVDTETGVIDWEWEAQTDYNLSSGGVYPGDWTHLNDVEALPDGRLMVSLRNHDQVVFLDREDGLQENWTLGADGDHATLHEQHNPDYIPASGGGPAVLVADSENNRLVEYERTDGGDWKETWEWSDLDLRWPRDADRLPNGHTMVVDSNGGRVFELDTEGEIVWQVEMKGAYDVERFGVPADRDGIETARELGLPGETAQDTSARESVPEPRDVPAGSIGALEGVVPSILLNGLLYVLPPWFGIRELAATGVLLVAGMVWAGAELRWRGFRLRSPIERRRE; encoded by the coding sequence GTGAACACTCGGCTCCTCCTTCGGCTCGGATTTGCGGTCCTCGTCCTCGCCGCGATCGCAACTGTCGGGAACGCGATGCTCACCGCCGACGCGACGGCCTCGGACCCGGCGGCGGCCTTCGAGGAGGGCGAGCGGGCCGTCGACCCGCCCGGAGAGACGACGGTGATCACCACCAGCCAGCACGGGAACAACTTCCTCGTCGCGTTCGCGCCGGACGGGACCGTCGCCTACTACGACGACGAGTACGCCTTCTACAACGAGGTCGAGCGGGTGCCTGGCACGAACTCCGTCGTCTACGTGGCGACCGAGCACCTGAACCGCGAGCAGTGCCACGCGACGGAGCCGTGCAACCGGAACGTGATCGAGCGGGTGAACCTCACGACCGGCGAGCGCGAGGTGCTCCACGAGCGGACGAACCCGCGGGACCGGAACCAGTGGCACGCCATCGCGTTGCTGGACGACGACGGCGAGCGCATCGCCGTCGGGGACATCGCCTTCGACCGGGTGTTCGTCGTCGACACGGAGACGGGCGTCATCGACTGGGAGTGGGAGGCCCAGACCGACTATAACCTCTCTAGCGGCGGCGTCTACCCGGGCGACTGGACGCACCTCAACGACGTCGAGGCCCTGCCCGACGGCCGGCTCATGGTCAGCCTGCGCAACCACGACCAGGTGGTCTTCCTCGACCGAGAGGACGGCCTCCAGGAAAACTGGACGCTCGGAGCCGACGGCGACCACGCGACCCTGCACGAGCAGCACAACCCCGACTACATCCCGGCGTCGGGCGGTGGCCCGGCCGTGCTCGTCGCGGACTCGGAGAACAACCGCCTCGTCGAGTACGAACGGACCGACGGGGGTGACTGGAAGGAGACCTGGGAGTGGTCGGACCTGGACCTCCGGTGGCCCCGCGACGCCGACCGGCTCCCGAACGGGCACACGATGGTCGTCGACTCCAACGGCGGTCGCGTCTTCGAACTCGACACCGAGGGCGAGATCGTCTGGCAGGTCGAGATGAAGGGCGCCTACGACGTCGAGCGCTTCGGCGTCCCCGCGGACCGCGACGGCATCGAGACGGCGAGGGAACTCGGCCTCCCTGGCGAGACGGCCCAGGACACCTCGGCTCGGGAGTCGGTCCCGGAGCCGCGCGACGTCCCGGCGGGGTCGATCGGCGCGCTGGAGGGAGTCGTCCCGAGCATCCTCCTCAACGGGCTACTGTACGTGTTGCCGCCCTGGTTCGGAATCCGTGAACTCGCGGCGACGGGTGTCCTCCTGGTCGCAGGCATGGTCTGGGCCGGCGCCGAACTGCGGTGGCGAGGCTTCCGCCTCCGGTCCCCCATCGAGCGACGACGGGAGTAG
- a CDS encoding RAD55 family ATPase encodes MERIPFGVRQLDTIVNGGAPTGSVVLLAGEAGAGSREFVHTSALLNGLGTVGDDLYDLYYGEPGAEATQADAVHYISFTDSEAELAEEMRLAMDDDVVDRGLDLVEFHDMSERYFHVSPVPREWYAEKTRTITDLRQRSDREDLLGALGSTLSDVAPGNLVVIDSLSDLIATRTEEVDWADINFLVKGLQKAAHEWDGLILLHLNHETLTPTEFGQLSEAVDGTMHFEWESGGSTRARTLVVKQFRGVLSQIEDEDIVRFETDIGDAGFDISDVRKIR; translated from the coding sequence ATGGAACGGATCCCCTTCGGCGTCCGCCAGCTCGACACCATCGTCAACGGCGGGGCACCGACGGGGAGCGTCGTCTTGCTCGCCGGCGAGGCGGGCGCCGGGTCCCGGGAGTTCGTCCACACGAGCGCGCTGCTCAACGGACTCGGCACCGTCGGCGACGACCTGTACGACCTCTACTACGGCGAACCGGGCGCAGAGGCGACCCAGGCCGATGCGGTCCACTACATCTCCTTCACCGACAGCGAGGCCGAACTCGCCGAAGAGATGCGACTCGCGATGGACGACGACGTCGTCGACCGCGGCCTCGACCTCGTCGAGTTTCACGACATGTCCGAGCGGTACTTCCACGTCAGCCCCGTCCCGCGTGAGTGGTACGCCGAGAAGACTCGGACGATAACCGACCTCCGCCAGCGGAGCGACCGGGAGGACCTGCTCGGTGCGCTCGGGTCCACACTCAGCGACGTCGCGCCGGGCAACCTCGTCGTCATCGACTCGCTGTCGGACCTCATCGCCACCCGCACCGAGGAAGTCGACTGGGCGGACATCAACTTCCTCGTCAAGGGCCTCCAGAAGGCCGCCCACGAGTGGGACGGGCTCATCCTCCTCCACCTCAACCACGAGACGCTGACGCCCACGGAGTTCGGCCAGCTATCCGAGGCCGTCGACGGGACGATGCACTTCGAGTGGGAGTCCGGTGGGTCGACGCGGGCGCGGACTCTCGTCGTCAAGCAGTTCCGCGGGGTGCTCTCCCAGATCGAGGACGAGGACATCGTCAGGTTCGAGACCGACATCGGCGACGCCGGCTTCGACATCAGCGACGTCCGGAAGATCAGGTGA
- a CDS encoding DUF4129 domain-containing protein — protein sequence MARETVRNVALAVCGVLAVTLTAATLPTAFQPERSGSGGSGSVGTGEGAGQPSSPFSVGSTETVEITFLTEIATLFVTVVVLVALWYLFVNRRRAFRIAVGLLALGAVGGLLAQFFRANPERVPSPSVAPLVDNATAGGAAGESVADPSLLSLVVVAALTLVCLAAVVTVRQRSTGTATAPSDDDDQSTAAAAVGRAAGRAAERIETGDDLDNEVYRAWREMTSPLDVSRPETTTAGEFEAAAVDAGMDPGDVRELTDLFEGVRYGGRDPEPADEERAVALLRRIEDQYAEVEP from the coding sequence GTGGCCAGAGAAACCGTCAGGAACGTCGCGCTCGCGGTCTGCGGCGTGCTCGCGGTGACGCTCACCGCGGCGACGTTGCCGACGGCGTTCCAGCCCGAGCGGTCCGGTTCGGGCGGGTCGGGCAGTGTCGGCACGGGCGAGGGGGCCGGGCAGCCGTCGTCACCGTTTTCCGTCGGCTCGACCGAGACCGTCGAGATCACGTTCCTGACCGAGATCGCGACGCTGTTCGTCACCGTCGTCGTTCTCGTCGCGCTCTGGTACCTCTTCGTCAACCGGCGACGGGCGTTCCGAATCGCGGTCGGGCTGCTCGCGCTCGGTGCCGTCGGGGGCCTGCTGGCCCAGTTCTTCCGGGCGAACCCGGAGCGCGTCCCGTCTCCGTCCGTGGCGCCGCTGGTCGACAACGCCACCGCTGGGGGCGCCGCCGGCGAGTCGGTGGCCGACCCGTCGCTCCTGTCGCTCGTTGTCGTGGCCGCCCTGACGCTGGTCTGTCTCGCCGCGGTGGTCACGGTCAGGCAGCGGTCTACCGGAACGGCGACGGCTCCGTCCGACGACGACGACCAGTCGACGGCGGCCGCCGCAGTGGGCCGGGCCGCTGGCCGGGCGGCCGAGCGCATCGAGACCGGCGACGACCTCGACAACGAGGTGTACCGGGCCTGGCGCGAGATGACGTCGCCCCTCGACGTCTCCCGCCCGGAGACGACTACGGCGGGCGAGTTCGAGGCGGCGGCCGTCGACGCCGGAATGGACCCCGGCGACGTCCGCGAACTGACCGACCTCTTCGAGGGAGTCCGGTACGGGGGCCGCGACCCCGAACCGGCGGACGAGGAGCGGGCGGTGGCGCTGCTCCGTCGCATCGAGGACCAGTACGCGGAGGTCGAGCCGTGA
- the cmk gene encoding (d)CMP kinase: protein MLITVSGPAGVGKSTLAEGLADALGYDHVSGGDIFRELADERGVSVVEFNRLAEEDEQIDLDLDRRLRQIAEEREDLVVESRLAGWMAGDHADLKLWLDAPLSVRAARIADREDKSVAEAKEETQARAASEALRYEEYYGIDIEDLAIYDLTVNTARWSIDGVLDLVRGAVEAYDPESDEGKAPVEGVEYEF from the coding sequence ATGTTGATAACCGTCTCCGGACCGGCCGGCGTCGGCAAGAGCACCCTCGCGGAGGGGCTCGCCGACGCGCTCGGCTACGACCACGTCAGCGGGGGTGACATCTTCCGGGAACTCGCGGACGAACGGGGCGTCTCGGTCGTCGAGTTCAATCGCCTCGCGGAGGAGGACGAACAGATCGACCTGGACCTCGACCGGCGCCTCCGCCAGATCGCCGAGGAGCGCGAGGATCTGGTGGTCGAATCGCGTCTCGCCGGGTGGATGGCCGGCGACCACGCCGACCTGAAGCTGTGGCTCGACGCGCCGCTTTCCGTCCGCGCGGCCCGCATCGCCGACCGCGAGGACAAGTCCGTCGCAGAGGCGAAAGAGGAGACCCAGGCCCGCGCCGCGAGCGAGGCCCTGCGCTACGAGGAGTACTACGGCATCGACATCGAGGACCTGGCAATCTACGACCTCACCGTCAACACCGCCCGCTGGAGTATCGACGGCGTACTGGACCTGGTCCGGGGCGCCGTCGAGGCCTACGACCCCGAGTCCGACGAGGGGAAAGCGCCCGTCGAAGGCGTCGAGTACGAGTTCTGA